In one Parageobacillus genomosp. 1 genomic region, the following are encoded:
- a CDS encoding DivIVA domain-containing protein: MPLTPLDIHNKEFSRGFRGYNEDEVNEFLDQVIKDYEMVIREKKQLEEKVAELTEKLNHFTNIEEALNKSILVAQETAEEIKRNAQREAKLIIKEAEKNAERIISEALAKSRKIVMEIEDLKRQSKVLRTRFRMLVEAQLEMINSSDWDDLMEYEIPEVDVEKKEELPQS; the protein is encoded by the coding sequence GTGCCTTTAACGCCATTAGATATTCATAATAAAGAATTCAGCCGTGGGTTTCGTGGCTATAATGAAGATGAAGTCAATGAGTTTCTCGATCAAGTGATTAAAGATTATGAAATGGTGATTCGTGAAAAAAAGCAATTGGAAGAAAAGGTAGCGGAATTGACGGAAAAGCTCAATCACTTCACAAATATTGAGGAAGCATTGAACAAATCGATTCTCGTCGCCCAAGAAACGGCGGAAGAAATAAAGCGCAACGCGCAAAGAGAAGCGAAGCTCATCATCAAAGAGGCGGAGAAAAACGCGGAGCGCATCATTAGCGAGGCGCTGGCAAAGTCGCGGAAAATAGTGATGGAAATTGAAGATTTAAAGCGGCAGTCGAAAGTGCTTCGCACCCGTTTCCGCATGCTGGTCGAAGCGCAGCTCGAAATGATTAACAGCAGCGACTGGGACGATTTAATGGAATATGAAATCCCGGAAGTAGATGTGGAAAAAAAGGAAGAGCTGCCGCAATCTTGA
- the ileS gene encoding isoleucine--tRNA ligase produces MDYKETLLMPQTDFPMRGNLPKREPEMQKKWEEMDIYRKVQERTKGRPLFVLHDGPPYANGDIHMGHALNKILKDIIVRYKSMSGYCAPYVPGWDTHGLPIETALAKKGVDRKSMSVAEFRKLCEQYAYEQIDNQREQFKRLGVRGDWENPYITLKPEYEAQQIKVFGEMAKKGLIYKGLKPVYWSPSSESALAEAEIEYKDKRSPSIYVAFPVKDGKGVLDGDEKIVIWTTTPWTIPANLAIAVHPDLDYQVVETNGQKYVVAAALLEAVVKEVGWDEVTVVKTIKGKDLEYVVAKHPFYDRDSLVICGEHVTTDAGTGCVHTAPGHGEDDFIIGQKYGLGVLCPVDERGYMTSEAPGFEGMFYDEANKAITQKLEEVGALLKLGFITHSYPHDWRTKQPTIFRATTQWFASIDKIRGELLQAIKETKWIPEWGEIRIHNMIRDRGDWCISRQRAWGVPIPVFYGENGEPIITDETIEHVSNLFRQYGSNVWFEREAKDLLPEGFTHPSSPNGIFTKETDIMDVWFDSGSSHQAVLVERDDLQRPADLYLEGSDQYRGWFNSSLSTAVAVTGKAPYKAVLSHGFVLDGEGRKMSKSLGNVVVPAKVMEQLGADILRLWVASVDYQADVRISDSILKQVSEVYRKIRNTFRFMLGNLFDFNPEADAVSVNELREVDRYMLAKLNRLIEKVKHAYETYDFAAIYHEVNHFCTVDLSAFYLDFAKDILYIEAANDRARRSIQTVLYETVVALTKLVAPILPHTADEVWEHIPNRKEKAESVQLVDMPEPVALDGEDELIAKWDAFMNLRDDVLKALEVARNEKVIGKSLTASVVVYPKKEARQLLQSIEEDLKQLFIVSEFAIAEDYENAPEDAQKLANVAVIVKPAEGETCERCWVVTPEVGKDADLPTLCPRCAHIVKEHYSA; encoded by the coding sequence ATGGATTACAAAGAAACGTTGTTAATGCCACAGACGGACTTTCCAATGCGCGGCAATTTGCCAAAGCGCGAGCCGGAAATGCAAAAGAAATGGGAGGAAATGGACATTTACCGCAAAGTGCAGGAGCGGACAAAAGGCCGCCCGCTGTTTGTGCTTCATGATGGGCCGCCGTATGCCAATGGTGATATTCATATGGGGCATGCCTTAAATAAAATCTTAAAAGATATTATCGTCCGCTATAAATCAATGAGCGGCTATTGCGCTCCATATGTTCCGGGCTGGGATACGCACGGGCTGCCGATTGAAACGGCGCTTGCGAAAAAAGGCGTCGACCGCAAGTCGATGAGCGTTGCCGAGTTTCGCAAGCTTTGCGAGCAATACGCGTACGAGCAAATCGACAACCAGCGCGAGCAATTTAAGCGCCTTGGCGTGCGCGGCGACTGGGAAAATCCGTATATTACGCTGAAACCAGAATATGAAGCACAGCAAATTAAAGTGTTTGGCGAAATGGCGAAAAAAGGGCTGATTTATAAGGGCTTGAAGCCGGTTTATTGGTCTCCGTCAAGCGAATCGGCATTGGCGGAAGCAGAAATTGAGTATAAAGACAAACGTTCGCCATCGATTTATGTAGCGTTTCCGGTCAAAGACGGAAAAGGTGTATTGGACGGAGACGAAAAAATCGTTATCTGGACAACAACACCGTGGACGATTCCAGCAAACTTAGCGATTGCTGTCCATCCAGACCTTGATTATCAAGTGGTGGAAACAAACGGTCAAAAATACGTTGTTGCTGCCGCATTACTAGAAGCAGTTGTCAAAGAAGTCGGCTGGGACGAAGTAACGGTTGTGAAAACGATCAAAGGAAAAGATTTAGAGTACGTCGTGGCCAAACATCCGTTTTATGACCGAGATTCTTTAGTCATCTGCGGGGAACATGTAACGACAGACGCCGGTACGGGCTGCGTGCATACCGCGCCTGGTCATGGGGAAGACGACTTTATTATCGGGCAGAAATACGGTCTCGGCGTGCTTTGTCCGGTTGATGAGCGCGGCTATATGACGAGCGAAGCGCCAGGCTTTGAAGGAATGTTTTACGATGAGGCAAACAAAGCGATTACACAAAAATTAGAAGAAGTCGGCGCGCTGTTAAAGCTTGGATTTATCACGCACTCGTATCCGCACGACTGGCGTACAAAACAGCCGACGATTTTCCGGGCGACAACACAATGGTTTGCATCGATTGATAAAATCCGCGGCGAATTGCTCCAGGCTATTAAAGAAACAAAATGGATTCCGGAATGGGGCGAAATCCGCATCCATAATATGATCCGCGACCGCGGCGACTGGTGCATTTCCCGCCAGCGCGCATGGGGCGTGCCGATTCCGGTCTTTTACGGGGAAAACGGCGAGCCGATCATTACTGATGAAACGATCGAACACGTATCGAATTTATTCCGCCAATACGGTTCGAACGTGTGGTTTGAACGTGAAGCAAAAGATTTGCTGCCGGAAGGCTTTACCCATCCGTCTAGCCCGAACGGCATCTTTACGAAAGAAACAGACATTATGGACGTATGGTTTGACTCCGGTTCTTCGCATCAGGCGGTTCTTGTCGAACGTGACGATTTGCAGCGCCCGGCCGATTTATACTTAGAAGGTTCGGACCAATATCGCGGCTGGTTTAACTCATCGCTGTCCACGGCGGTTGCTGTTACTGGAAAAGCGCCGTATAAAGCGGTGTTAAGCCATGGTTTTGTTCTGGACGGCGAAGGGCGGAAAATGAGCAAGTCGCTTGGCAACGTGGTCGTGCCGGCGAAAGTAATGGAACAGCTTGGCGCCGATATTTTACGGCTTTGGGTCGCTTCCGTCGATTATCAAGCTGATGTTCGCATTTCTGACAGCATTTTAAAACAAGTTTCCGAAGTGTATCGCAAAATTCGCAACACATTCCGTTTTATGCTCGGCAACTTATTTGACTTTAACCCGGAGGCCGATGCTGTTTCGGTGAACGAATTGCGTGAAGTCGACCGCTATATGCTCGCTAAATTAAACCGGTTGATCGAAAAAGTAAAACATGCATATGAAACGTATGATTTTGCGGCAATTTACCATGAAGTGAACCATTTCTGCACCGTTGATTTAAGCGCGTTTTATTTAGATTTTGCTAAAGATATTTTATACATTGAAGCGGCCAATGACCGCGCCCGCCGCTCGATTCAAACGGTATTGTACGAAACGGTCGTCGCGTTGACGAAACTAGTTGCGCCAATTTTGCCGCATACGGCTGATGAAGTATGGGAGCATATTCCAAACCGGAAAGAAAAAGCGGAAAGCGTTCAGCTTGTCGATATGCCGGAACCGGTGGCGCTCGATGGCGAAGACGAGTTGATCGCCAAATGGGATGCGTTTATGAACTTGCGCGATGATGTGCTTAAAGCGCTCGAAGTGGCGCGCAATGAAAAAGTGATCGGTAAATCATTAACGGCAAGCGTCGTCGTGTATCCGAAAAAAGAAGCGCGTCAGCTTTTACAATCGATTGAAGAAGATTTAAAACAGCTGTTTATCGTATCTGAATTTGCGATTGCGGAAGATTATGAAAACGCACCGGAAGATGCGCAAAAATTGGCCAATGTCGCCGTCATCGTCAAACCAGCAGAAGGAGAAACATGCGAGCGCTGCTGGGTGGTGACACCGGAAGTAGGAAAAGATGCAGATCTTCCGACGTTATGTCCGCGCTGCGCCCATATTGTGAAAGAACATTATTCCGCCTAA